The following are encoded together in the Xanthomonas vesicatoria ATCC 35937 genome:
- a CDS encoding RelA/SpoT family protein, producing the protein MPAAVSTVVTSSSFERLQALLQRPAIASIAPAIRNALAQAWQDAPSVEADAVPWALLADTLDVLASLAADEATLIAALLYDLPALRGMVAGLPWQPVERRVAVEGLLDGLDAADQVWALHAGREAGRNSEGLRRLLLSIIHDLRVVPILLARQLARMRVADRLSEEQRRALAQLTRDIHAPLANRLGIWQVKWELEDLAFRHLEPDTYRRIAREVDETRVARERYIEAVKRALSSALAGQGLRAEVSGRPKHIYSIWRKMQKKRLSFDQLYDVRAIRVMVDDVAACYAALGAVHSLWAPVPSEFDDYIARPKANDYRSLHTAVVGPEGRTIEIQIRTHEMHAQAELGVAAHWKYKEGGKGGEKAFDRKILWMRQLLEQVQEGDHGELAGALDAELIEDRVYALTPKGEVIDLPQGATPLDFAYHVHTMVGHRCRGARVNDRIVPLTYRLRSGDRVEIMTAKEADPRRDWLLASNGFLASGRSRDKVRAWFHKLDRARNVQAGKDLLDRELKRLGLQHADLSVATRKFHAENVDDLYIQVALGDTGPNQVSRAALEAERAASQPAVPAPPRPTARREGLGKSKFTVQGVGNLLVQLARCCQPVAGEPIAGYLTRGRGITVHRTDCAALARLAAAHPQRVLPVEWGKAGSGYEVDVQVRAVDRRWLLKDITNLIAQEDAHVLEINSDNVRDTGRAQLRLRLKVSDYDQLSALLGKLDALPGVNEVRRLG; encoded by the coding sequence TTGCCGGCCGCCGTGTCCACCGTTGTGACGAGCTCCTCATTCGAACGCCTGCAGGCCCTGTTGCAACGCCCGGCCATCGCGTCGATCGCGCCTGCAATACGCAATGCACTGGCGCAGGCTTGGCAGGATGCACCGTCCGTGGAAGCCGACGCTGTACCTTGGGCACTGCTTGCCGACACGCTGGACGTGCTGGCGTCGCTGGCAGCCGACGAGGCCACCTTGATTGCGGCATTGCTGTACGACCTACCGGCCTTGCGCGGCATGGTTGCGGGATTGCCATGGCAGCCGGTGGAGCGGCGGGTGGCGGTAGAAGGCCTGCTGGATGGCCTGGATGCGGCAGACCAGGTCTGGGCGCTGCATGCCGGGCGCGAGGCTGGGCGAAACAGCGAGGGCTTGCGGCGTCTGCTGTTGTCCATCATCCACGACTTGCGCGTGGTGCCGATCCTGCTGGCGCGGCAGCTCGCGCGTATGCGGGTCGCCGACCGCCTCAGCGAGGAGCAGCGCCGCGCGCTGGCCCAGCTCACCCGCGACATCCATGCGCCCCTGGCCAACCGGCTGGGCATCTGGCAGGTGAAGTGGGAGCTGGAGGACCTGGCTTTCCGGCATCTGGAACCGGACACCTACCGCCGCATCGCACGCGAAGTGGACGAAACCCGGGTGGCGCGCGAGCGCTATATCGAGGCGGTCAAGCGCGCCTTGTCGAGCGCATTGGCCGGGCAGGGCCTGCGCGCAGAGGTCAGCGGGCGACCGAAGCATATCTACAGCATCTGGCGGAAGATGCAGAAAAAGCGGCTGTCGTTCGACCAGTTGTACGACGTGCGCGCGATACGCGTCATGGTCGACGACGTGGCTGCCTGCTACGCGGCCTTGGGTGCGGTGCATTCGCTGTGGGCACCGGTGCCGAGCGAGTTCGACGATTACATCGCCCGGCCCAAGGCCAACGACTACCGGTCGCTGCATACCGCCGTGGTCGGCCCGGAAGGGCGCACGATCGAGATCCAGATCCGCACCCACGAGATGCATGCCCAAGCCGAGCTCGGCGTGGCCGCGCACTGGAAGTACAAGGAAGGCGGAAAGGGCGGCGAAAAAGCCTTCGACCGCAAGATCCTGTGGATGCGCCAATTGCTGGAACAGGTGCAGGAAGGCGACCACGGCGAGCTGGCCGGTGCGCTGGACGCCGAGCTGATCGAAGACCGCGTGTATGCGCTGACGCCCAAGGGCGAGGTGATCGATCTGCCGCAAGGCGCCACCCCTTTGGATTTTGCGTACCACGTGCACACCATGGTCGGCCATCGCTGCCGTGGTGCGCGGGTCAACGACCGCATCGTGCCGCTGACCTACCGGCTGCGCAGCGGCGACCGCGTGGAGATCATGACCGCCAAGGAAGCCGACCCGCGTCGCGACTGGCTGCTGGCGTCCAACGGGTTTCTGGCCAGCGGGCGCTCGCGCGACAAGGTCCGCGCCTGGTTCCACAAGCTCGACCGCGCGCGCAACGTGCAGGCCGGCAAGGACTTGCTCGATCGCGAGCTCAAGCGTCTGGGCCTGCAGCATGCCGACCTGAGCGTGGCGACGCGCAAGTTCCACGCTGAAAACGTCGACGATCTGTATATCCAGGTGGCGCTGGGCGATACCGGGCCGAACCAGGTCAGCCGTGCGGCGCTGGAAGCCGAGCGCGCCGCCTCGCAACCTGCGGTGCCGGCACCACCGCGACCCACCGCGCGTCGCGAAGGCCTGGGCAAATCCAAGTTCACCGTGCAGGGCGTGGGGAATTTGCTGGTGCAACTGGCGAGGTGCTGCCAGCCGGTGGCCGGCGAGCCGATTGCCGGCTACCTCACTCGCGGCCGTGGCATTACCGTGCATCGCACCGACTGTGCAGCGTTGGCGCGGCTGGCGGCCGCCCACCCGCAACGCGTGTTGCCGGTGGAGTGGGGCAAGGCCGGCAGCGGCTATGAAGTGGATGTGCAGGTGCGCGCGGTGGACCGCCGCTGGCTGCTCAAGGACATCACCAACCTGATCGCGCAGGAAGATGCGCACGTGCTGGAAATCAACAGCGACAACGTGCGCGACACCGGCAGGGCGCAGCTGCGGCTGCGGCTCAAGGTCAGCGACTACGACCAGCTGTCTGCGCTGCTCGGCAAGCTGGATGCCTTGCCCGGCGTGAATGAGGTGCGGCGACTGGGCTGA
- the pqqA gene encoding pyrroloquinoline quinone precursor peptide PqqA — protein MKTWKKPVVREVNCGAEINCYVSGEF, from the coding sequence ATGAAGACCTGGAAGAAGCCTGTCGTTCGTGAAGTCAACTGTGGCGCCGAAATCAACTGCTACGTCTCTGGCGAGTTTTGA
- the pqqB gene encoding pyrroloquinoline quinone biosynthesis protein PqqB: MRIIVLGSAAGGGHPQWNCHTPASLRAWHQTDGAQRRTQASIAVSADGERWVLINASPDFRQQILATPALWPQHGLRHSPIEAVLLTSGEIDHIAGLLSMRESQRFTLHASSRVLDLLAQNPIFDAINPQYVTRQPFALDTPVPLLDLQLTPFSVPGKVPLFMESRSDGDLAGSNEETLGLTIDDGQHRVHYVPGCAAMTDALRARLQGAELVFFDGTLWRDDEMVTLGVSQKTGHRMGHMSIDGPDGTIAAFAPLDVARKIFIHINTTNPVLDIHSPQYASARASGWDVAHDGLEITL; encoded by the coding sequence ATGCGCATCATCGTTCTGGGATCGGCGGCCGGCGGTGGGCACCCGCAGTGGAATTGCCACACACCCGCAAGTCTGCGGGCGTGGCACCAAACAGACGGTGCCCAACGTCGTACCCAAGCCAGCATCGCGGTCAGCGCCGACGGCGAGCGCTGGGTGCTGATCAATGCCTCCCCCGACTTTCGCCAACAAATTCTCGCCACACCCGCATTGTGGCCACAGCATGGCCTGCGACATTCGCCGATCGAAGCAGTGCTGCTGACCAGCGGCGAAATTGATCATATCGCCGGGCTATTGTCGATGCGCGAAAGCCAGCGGTTCACCCTGCATGCCAGCAGCCGCGTTCTGGATCTGCTTGCGCAAAACCCCATATTCGATGCGATCAACCCGCAGTATGTGACGCGCCAGCCATTTGCACTGGACACGCCGGTTCCACTGCTCGACCTGCAACTGACGCCCTTCTCGGTGCCGGGCAAGGTGCCACTGTTCATGGAATCGCGCAGCGACGGCGACCTGGCCGGCTCCAACGAAGAAACCCTGGGGCTCACCATCGACGATGGCCAGCACCGCGTGCACTACGTCCCGGGCTGTGCAGCGATGACCGACGCGTTGCGCGCGCGCCTGCAGGGCGCCGAGCTGGTGTTCTTCGACGGCACGCTGTGGCGCGACGATGAGATGGTGACCCTTGGGGTCAGCCAGAAGACCGGCCACCGCATGGGTCACATGAGCATCGACGGCCCAGACGGCACCATTGCTGCGTTCGCGCCATTAGACGTGGCACGCAAGATTTTCATCCATATCAACACCACCAATCCCGTGCTCGACATCCACTCGCCGCAGTACGCCAGCGCGCGTGCCAGCGGTTGGGACGTTGCCCACGACGGCCTGGAGATCACGCTGTGA
- the pqqC gene encoding pyrroloquinoline-quinone synthase PqqC, which yields MTALLTPDQLEADLRAIGARLYHDQHPFHALLHDGKLDRGQVQAWALNRFEYQRCIPLKDAAILARMEDPALRRIWRQRILDHDGNSATDGGIARWLHLTDALGLDRGLVESGRALLPGTRFAVQAYLHFVREKSLLEAIASSLTELFAPNIIGQRVAGMLKHYDFVSSEALAYFEHRLTEAPRDSDFALDYVKQHADTVEKQELVKAALHFKCSVLWAQLDALHVAYVTPGIVWPDAFVPGRDTRRAAA from the coding sequence GTGACCGCCCTGCTCACCCCCGACCAACTGGAAGCGGATCTGCGCGCGATCGGCGCACGCCTGTATCACGACCAGCATCCGTTTCATGCGTTATTGCACGACGGCAAGCTCGATCGCGGCCAGGTGCAGGCCTGGGCGCTGAATCGCTTCGAATACCAGCGCTGCATTCCGCTCAAAGACGCCGCAATCCTGGCGCGCATGGAAGACCCGGCACTGCGGCGGATCTGGCGCCAGCGCATCCTCGACCACGATGGCAATAGCGCCACCGATGGCGGCATCGCACGTTGGCTGCATCTGACCGACGCGCTGGGCCTGGATCGCGGCCTGGTCGAATCCGGGCGTGCCTTGCTGCCCGGCACGCGGTTTGCGGTGCAGGCGTATCTGCACTTCGTCCGCGAAAAAAGCCTGCTTGAGGCGATTGCCTCCTCGCTCACCGAACTGTTCGCACCCAACATCATCGGGCAGCGCGTGGCCGGCATGCTCAAGCATTACGACTTCGTCTCGTCCGAGGCGCTGGCGTACTTCGAGCACCGCCTGACCGAGGCGCCGCGCGATTCGGATTTCGCACTCGACTACGTCAAGCAGCATGCCGATACGGTCGAAAAACAGGAACTGGTGAAAGCCGCCCTGCATTTCAAATGCTCGGTGCTGTGGGCGCAGCTGGATGCCTTGCACGTGGCCTATGTCACGCCCGGTATCGTGTGGCCGGACGCGTTCGTGCCTGGGCGCGACACCCGCCGGGCGGCTGCATGA
- the pqqD gene encoding pyrroloquinoline quinone biosynthesis peptide chaperone PqqD, with amino-acid sequence MSGITRESQPALRAGVRLQHDRARDQWVLLAPERVVELDEIALVVAQRFDGARSLAQIAQELAADFDADAAEIEVDVIELTTTLHQKRLLRV; translated from the coding sequence ATGAGCGGGATTACCCGCGAGAGTCAGCCGGCGCTGCGCGCGGGCGTGCGCCTGCAGCACGACCGCGCACGCGACCAGTGGGTACTGCTCGCGCCTGAACGTGTGGTCGAACTGGACGAAATTGCGCTGGTGGTGGCACAGCGCTTCGATGGCGCGCGGTCGCTGGCGCAGATTGCGCAGGAATTGGCCGCAGACTTCGATGCCGACGCCGCCGAAATCGAAGTGGATGTGATCGAACTCACCACCACCCTGCATCAAAAACGTCTGTTGCGGGTATGA
- a CDS encoding PhoPQ-activated pathogenicity-related family protein — MRLMTRCGIALLALIAGPALASTAAERCATAPEVGFDQALVCYRDAVEQQPPVYTRGATSRIAGVERREYLLTSQSWSPEGLVTPATWQHDVAMYVPADALPTRALLISTNGTRHPVAGSAAQPASELPPEALAALAQSSRTVVIALSDIPNQALQYRGDAAPRREDDSVAYSWSLFLQSPQQRKIMPLHVPMAAAIARTMSLAERELAPLQIHRFILAGASKRGWASWHATIADPRVDAVVPFVIDILNMPAVLDHMYRAYGGNWPIAFNAYAKQGITAQLQTPAFAQLVQLQDPLSYRRTPYRKRLMVPKYIVNASGDDFFLPDNTRFFYDALPGSKALRMVPNSAHNGIRTSVVDALVPFITRLQQQRSLPKVSDTLREGDAPQIHFRSSERPTQLRLWAATNPQARDFRYACGIRYQATPVALVRGDSVSVPVQTPDIGWSAYFVEATYADGFVATSQTYVLGKQQYPSKAPPTDNAACSTLPGMASSAATR; from the coding sequence ATGCGCCTGATGACACGTTGCGGAATTGCCCTGCTGGCCTTGATCGCAGGGCCGGCACTGGCGTCCACCGCTGCCGAACGCTGCGCCACGGCGCCAGAGGTCGGGTTCGATCAGGCCCTGGTCTGCTATCGCGATGCGGTGGAGCAGCAGCCACCGGTCTACACGCGAGGCGCCACCAGCCGCATCGCCGGGGTCGAGCGGCGCGAGTATCTGCTGACGTCGCAGTCATGGTCGCCTGAAGGACTGGTCACCCCGGCTACCTGGCAGCATGACGTGGCGATGTATGTGCCCGCCGATGCGCTGCCGACACGCGCGTTGCTGATCTCCACCAACGGCACGCGTCACCCGGTTGCCGGCAGCGCGGCGCAGCCGGCCAGCGAGTTGCCGCCCGAAGCGCTGGCAGCGCTGGCGCAAAGCAGCCGCACCGTGGTCATCGCGTTGAGCGACATCCCCAATCAGGCGTTGCAGTATCGTGGCGATGCCGCCCCGCGCCGCGAGGACGACAGTGTCGCCTACAGCTGGTCGCTGTTCCTGCAATCGCCGCAGCAGCGCAAGATCATGCCACTGCATGTCCCGATGGCGGCGGCGATCGCGCGCACCATGAGTCTGGCCGAGCGCGAACTTGCACCGCTGCAGATCCATCGCTTCATTCTCGCCGGTGCGTCCAAACGCGGCTGGGCCAGCTGGCACGCCACCATCGCCGACCCACGCGTGGACGCCGTGGTGCCGTTCGTGATCGACATCCTCAATATGCCGGCCGTGCTGGACCACATGTATCGGGCCTACGGCGGCAACTGGCCGATTGCATTCAACGCCTATGCCAAGCAGGGAATTACCGCGCAATTGCAGACCCCGGCGTTCGCGCAACTGGTGCAACTACAGGATCCGCTGAGTTATCGGCGCACGCCTTATCGCAAGCGCCTGATGGTACCCAAGTACATCGTCAACGCCAGTGGCGATGATTTTTTCCTGCCGGACAACACGCGGTTTTTCTATGACGCGTTGCCTGGCAGCAAGGCCTTGCGCATGGTGCCCAACAGCGCACACAACGGCATCCGCACATCGGTTGTCGATGCGCTGGTGCCGTTTATTACGCGGCTGCAGCAACAGCGCTCGCTACCAAAAGTGAGCGACACCTTGCGCGAAGGCGATGCGCCGCAGATCCACTTCCGCTCGTCGGAACGTCCAACGCAATTGCGGCTGTGGGCGGCCACCAACCCGCAAGCGCGCGACTTCCGCTACGCCTGCGGCATCCGCTATCAGGCCACACCGGTTGCGCTTGTACGCGGCGACAGCGTCTCGGTGCCAGTGCAGACTCCGGACATCGGTTGGAGCGCCTATTTCGTCGAAGCCACCTATGCGGATGGATTCGTCGCCACCAGCCAGACGTACGTGCTAGGCAAGCAGCAATATCCATCCAAAGCGCCGCCCACTGACAATGCCGCCTGCAGCACATTGCCTGGCATGGCGAGTAGCGCTGCGACGCGTTGA
- a CDS encoding glucokinase family protein has product MAATSRSAHASALPAVPVATGFIAADVGGTHVRLGHVLRTDNAIELTHYRTYRCGEYAGLDAILADFLPQARPVETVVIASAGVALDDGSFISNNLPWSISPGRLRAALELRNVHLVNDFEAVACAAPQMEARAVLQLSGPTPRHARSTGPILVVGPGTGLGAAVWIDARPRPIVLATEAGQVALASTHAHEQQLLHILLRNRHYLPLEYVLSGPGLLRLYAAVCALHGSPQRHQQPAAITQAALHDDDVLARETLQVFCALLGQAVGDMALAYGAAGGIYLAGGILPTIGHFLASSAFGTRFLDKGNMRGVLERIPVKLVEHGQLGVLGAANWYLQHHADVS; this is encoded by the coding sequence GTGGCTGCGACCTCGCGTTCTGCTCACGCTTCTGCCCTGCCCGCTGTTCCCGTGGCGACCGGCTTTATCGCTGCCGATGTCGGCGGCACGCATGTGCGTCTTGGGCATGTGCTGCGAACAGACAACGCCATCGAACTGACGCATTACCGCACATATCGCTGCGGCGAGTACGCAGGCCTGGACGCCATCCTGGCCGACTTCCTGCCGCAGGCGCGCCCTGTCGAGACGGTCGTTATCGCCAGTGCCGGCGTTGCGCTGGACGATGGCAGCTTCATCAGCAACAACCTGCCATGGAGCATCTCGCCTGGCCGCCTGCGTGCCGCGTTGGAACTGCGCAATGTGCATCTGGTCAACGACTTCGAAGCCGTCGCCTGCGCGGCGCCGCAGATGGAAGCGCGTGCGGTGCTGCAGCTGAGCGGCCCCACACCGCGGCATGCGCGCAGCACCGGGCCGATTCTGGTGGTCGGCCCCGGTACCGGATTGGGTGCTGCGGTGTGGATCGATGCCAGGCCGCGCCCGATCGTGCTGGCGACCGAAGCAGGCCAGGTGGCATTGGCCAGCACGCATGCGCACGAACAGCAGTTGCTGCATATCCTGCTGCGCAACCGGCACTATCTGCCGCTTGAATACGTATTGTCCGGACCGGGACTATTGCGGCTGTATGCGGCGGTGTGTGCCCTGCACGGTTCGCCGCAACGCCACCAGCAGCCTGCGGCAATCACGCAAGCGGCATTGCATGACGACGACGTGCTGGCGCGCGAAACGCTGCAGGTGTTCTGCGCCCTGCTCGGCCAGGCGGTCGGCGACATGGCGCTGGCCTACGGCGCTGCCGGCGGCATCTATCTGGCCGGCGGCATCCTGCCGACGATCGGGCACTTTCTGGCGTCCAGCGCATTCGGCACGCGCTTTTTAGACAAGGGCAACATGCGCGGGGTGCTCGAACGCATCCCGGTCAAATTGGTCGAGCACGGACAGCTGGGCGTGCTCGGTGCGGCCAATTGGTATCTGCAACACCACGCTGACGTGTCGTAA
- a CDS encoding TonB-dependent receptor has product MKYSTKLLCSAIALSLAMTAQAQDSTGQQTTELDAVQVVGIRASLEKSLDTKRNNTGISEAITAEDIGKFPSTNVAEALSQIPGVTLDRRFGQGERVSIDGTDPSLNLSFLDGHPVAQAIWLYGEQPSRGFDYTLLAPQILGRAEILKSSEARLTEGSLGGTVLMHTRQPLDLKANEIAGSIGYSYSDQASQGKPNAALLYSWKNPADTFGIVVSAQHYEERVDRRGMEVFGYAAASTFANASGTVPGDADVPNSINAAWFQQDRERDSAVVNLQLKPSDALEFNLSGLYINENFDNYNQSMYSFLTWNAGTVAAVDQLGDVRNGVVTSGHSSANADPLGGTVIYDNNVRESEVTTKGLDLRGAFRGDGWGVKGQVGQSKSENKDLSQYFIEPFYNGGFRWDTRRGIQFDDPAGARNPANWGSAGGWFGNNGIFSTDSKDTYGQLDLDLQFDGVFNQLLLGVRHGKHEERFELNVYGGVTPGTLADVGTISLTDLQDFYPDHGQHVQAGRSNVLNWIRSSPVDYNAPDAASYLNNSWALEQTNNAAYAQLNFSGGGLRGNLGVRYVDSKTEGSGFVYSGTPSLANADSLWQTRTRKEDFLLPSLTLSYDTSEDWVFRFAAAKVIAWAPYNQMVNNTFLNDTTLTGSGGNAELSPYESWNFNLSAEYYFAQQSVVAWSVFYKKIDNYIDTSASVERQYNALRDTAPQSWAQLLGSNGCTADGYCDYSVQRPRNAGDGKVKGFNISFQQPFGDSGFGLTANYTYANGENNTGDALPYQSRNSVAFSPYYEKGPLNARLTYNWRDSYLAGGYVAGAAPASVDDYAELGASIGYAFSPNWSLQIDGQNLLDEEYLQYLGDKDHLAGRYRSGRRYMASLHVKF; this is encoded by the coding sequence ATGAAATACAGCACCAAACTGCTGTGCAGTGCGATTGCGTTATCGTTGGCAATGACCGCGCAAGCCCAGGACAGCACCGGCCAGCAAACCACCGAGCTGGATGCCGTCCAGGTGGTCGGCATCCGTGCCAGCCTGGAAAAATCGCTGGATACCAAACGCAATAACACCGGCATTTCCGAAGCGATCACCGCCGAGGACATCGGCAAATTCCCCAGCACTAACGTGGCCGAAGCGCTGTCGCAGATTCCCGGCGTCACCCTGGATCGTCGCTTCGGTCAGGGCGAGCGCGTCAGCATCGACGGCACCGACCCCAGCTTGAATCTGTCGTTTCTGGATGGCCACCCGGTGGCGCAGGCAATCTGGTTGTATGGCGAGCAACCCAGCCGCGGATTCGATTACACCTTGCTGGCGCCGCAGATTCTGGGCCGTGCGGAGATCCTCAAATCCTCCGAAGCGCGGCTGACCGAAGGCAGCCTTGGCGGCACGGTACTGATGCACACGCGCCAGCCGCTGGATCTGAAAGCCAACGAGATCGCCGGCTCCATCGGCTACAGCTACAGCGATCAAGCCAGCCAGGGCAAACCCAATGCGGCGCTGCTGTATAGCTGGAAAAACCCGGCAGACACCTTCGGCATTGTCGTTTCCGCGCAGCATTATGAAGAACGTGTTGATCGCCGCGGGATGGAAGTGTTCGGCTATGCGGCTGCCAGCACGTTCGCCAATGCATCGGGCACGGTGCCGGGCGACGCAGATGTACCCAATTCGATCAATGCCGCCTGGTTCCAGCAGGACCGCGAACGCGACAGCGCGGTGGTCAACCTGCAACTCAAGCCCAGCGATGCGCTGGAATTCAATTTGAGCGGCTTGTACATCAACGAGAATTTCGACAACTACAACCAGTCGATGTACAGCTTTTTGACCTGGAACGCCGGCACGGTGGCCGCGGTGGACCAACTCGGCGATGTGCGCAATGGCGTAGTGACCAGCGGCCATTCCAGCGCCAATGCCGATCCGCTTGGCGGCACCGTGATCTACGACAACAATGTGCGCGAATCGGAAGTCACCACCAAGGGCCTGGACCTGCGCGGCGCATTCCGCGGTGATGGCTGGGGCGTGAAGGGACAGGTGGGCCAGAGCAAATCCGAAAACAAGGATCTGTCGCAATATTTCATCGAGCCGTTCTACAACGGCGGCTTCCGTTGGGACACACGCCGCGGCATCCAGTTCGACGACCCCGCCGGTGCACGCAACCCAGCCAACTGGGGCTCGGCCGGCGGCTGGTTCGGCAACAACGGCATTTTCTCCACTGACAGCAAAGACACCTACGGGCAACTGGATCTGGATCTGCAGTTCGATGGCGTGTTCAACCAACTGCTCCTGGGCGTGCGTCACGGTAAGCATGAGGAACGTTTCGAGCTCAACGTCTATGGCGGAGTGACCCCGGGCACGCTGGCGGACGTCGGCACGATCAGCTTGACCGACCTGCAGGATTTTTATCCCGACCACGGCCAGCATGTGCAGGCCGGGCGCAGCAATGTGCTGAACTGGATCCGTAGCAGCCCGGTCGATTACAACGCGCCGGATGCAGCCAGCTATCTCAACAACAGCTGGGCGCTGGAGCAGACCAATAACGCCGCCTATGCGCAGTTGAATTTCTCCGGCGGCGGCCTGCGCGGCAACCTCGGTGTGCGCTACGTCGACTCCAAGACCGAAGGCAGCGGCTTTGTCTACAGCGGCACACCGTCGTTGGCCAATGCAGACAGCCTGTGGCAGACGCGCACCCGCAAGGAGGACTTTCTGCTGCCGTCGCTGACCTTGTCTTACGACACCAGCGAGGACTGGGTGTTCCGCTTTGCCGCGGCCAAGGTGATCGCCTGGGCGCCTTACAACCAGATGGTCAACAACACCTTCCTCAACGACACCACGCTGACCGGCAGCGGCGGCAATGCCGAGCTGTCGCCGTACGAATCGTGGAATTTCAATCTCTCGGCCGAGTACTACTTCGCGCAGCAATCGGTGGTGGCCTGGTCAGTGTTCTACAAGAAGATCGACAACTACATCGACACCAGCGCCAGCGTGGAGCGTCAGTACAATGCGCTGCGCGACACCGCACCACAGAGCTGGGCGCAACTGCTCGGCAGCAATGGCTGCACCGCCGACGGCTACTGCGACTACAGCGTGCAACGGCCGCGCAATGCCGGCGACGGCAAGGTCAAGGGCTTCAACATCTCCTTCCAGCAGCCCTTCGGCGACAGCGGCTTTGGCCTCACCGCCAACTACACCTATGCCAACGGCGAAAACAACACTGGCGATGCGTTGCCGTACCAGTCACGAAACAGCGTGGCCTTCAGCCCGTACTACGAAAAAGGCCCGCTCAACGCACGGCTGACCTACAACTGGCGCGATAGCTATCTTGCCGGCGGCTATGTGGCGGGTGCGGCGCCGGCCAGCGTGGACGACTACGCCGAACTGGGCGCCAGCATCGGCTATGCCTTCAGCCCGAACTGGTCGCTGCAGATCGACGGGCAGAACCTGCTGGATGAAGAGTATCTGCAATATCTCGGCGACAAAGACCATCTGGCTGGCCGCTACCGGAGCGGGCGGCGCTATATGGCGAGCCTGCACGTGAAGTTCTGA